CGCGGCGCCCCGTCAGCCGCCGGTGGATTACTTCCACGTGGACTGGTGGAAGGGGCTGGTCGACAAGGTCCCGTTGCTGGAGTACTCGCCGCGCGAGCCGGCCTCCCCGGTGTACGACCCGGAGAGCCGGAACGTCGTCGCCCAGACGCGTGACGGCTTCATCCGCGCGGTGGGCCCGGACGGGCAGGTGGCCTGGTCCCTCCAGACCGGGGCCCGGGCGCTCGCCGGCGGCATCGCCAGCGAGGGTGTCCTCTACATGCCGGGCGGTGACGGCGTGCTGTACGCGCTCGACGGCCGCACCGGCGCGGTGAAGTGGAAGTACGCCACCAACGAGTCGCTGGCCACGGTGCCGGTGCTCGCGGACGGCCTGGTGCTGGTGGCCACGGACACCGACACGGTGTTCGCGGTGAAGGCGTCGGACGGCACGTGGGTGTGGCAGTACCGGCGCGACCCGCCCTCCGGCTTCACCATCCGCGGCGCCTCCGCGCCGAAGGTGGACCAGGGCACCGCCTACGTCGGCTTCTCCGACGGCTTCCTCGTCGCCCTCAAGCTGGAGGACGGCGGCGTCGTCTGGGAGAAGTCCCTGTCCGGCGCGGGCACGGAGTTCCTGGACGTGGACACCACGCCGGCCATCGACTCGGCGGGGCGGCTCTACGTCGCGTCGTACAAGAACGGCCTGTACGCCCTGGAGGCGGACACCGGCGCCGTCATCTGGAACACCAGCGTGGGCGGCCTGACGTCGCTGCTGTCGCGCGGTGAAGTCGTGTTCGCCACGGGCGACGGCCGCGTGGACGCCTACCTGGGGGAGACGGGGAAGCTCATCTGGTCGCTCCCTCTCAAGGATAGGACGGCGCTCGCTCCCGTGTTGGCCCGGGGAATGCTCCTGGTGCCCAACGAGCGTGCGCTGCTGTTCGTGGACCCGACGACGGGCAAGACGCGCCTGTCGTGGAACCCGGGCACGGGCATCTCCGCGCCGCCGTTCGTCGTGGGCTCGCGGGTGTACGTGCTGTCCAACAACGCGTACCTGTACTCGCTGGACATGAACAACGTGAAGAAGGGGCCGCGCGGGTGACGCGCGCCGTGCCCCGGACGGTGCGGGTGGTGGCCGCGCTGATTCCCCGGCCCGGCCCGGAAGACGGCGGGCCGCGGTACCTGGTCCAGCAGCGCCTCCCTGGCGGCAGCCGCGCGCTCCTCTGGGAGTTCCCCGGCGGCAAGGTGGAGGCGGGCGAAACGGACGAAGCCGCGCTCGCGCGCGAGTGCCGCGAGGAGCTGGACGTGGAGCTGTCCGTGGGCCGCCGCCTGTGGGAAGCCCGGCACACGTACCCGGACCTCACCGTGGAGCTGGTGCTGTACGCGGCCACGCTGGTGTCCGGCGAGCCGAAGCCGCTGGGCGCGCACCAGCTGGCGTTCCACACGCCCACGGAGATGCAGGCGCTGCCGTTCTGCGAGGCGGACGTGCCGCTCGTGGACGACCTGTTGGCGGGAAGGCTGGGTGCGCTCGATTGATGCTGCTGCACACGTTCCAGCTCATCCCCGGCGTGGGGCCGTGGCGCGAGAAGGACCTGTGGTCCAAGGGCATCCGGACCTGGGATGACTTCCCGGACGGCGGCATCGTCATCAGCCGCAAGGCGGACACGGTGGCCCGCCAGCGCATCGCGGAGGCGCGCGAGGCCCTGGCCCGGAAGGACCTGAAGGAGCTGGCCCGCATGGTGCCTCCGCGCGAGCACTGGCGCCTGTTCCCCGAGTTCCAGGACGACGCCGTCTACTTCGACATCGAGACGGACGGCAGCCAGACGCAGGTGCCCACGGTGGTGAGCCTCTTCGACGCCGCGGGGCTGCACGTCTTCATCCAGGGCCGGAACATGGACGCGCTGCCCGACGCGATGGCGAAGCGGCGGCTGTGGGTGACGTTCAACGGCTCGTGCTTCGACGTGCCGGTGCTGAAGGAGTACTTCGGCGCGAAGCACTTCCCGGTGCCGGAGGCGCATATCGATTTGCGCTTCGTCACGCGGCGGCTGGGGATGGGCGGCGGGCTGAAGGAGATCGAAGACAAGCTGGGCGTGGGCCGGCCGCCGCACCTGAAGGGCGTCAACGGCTACGACGCGGTGCTGCTGTGGCGCGCGTACCTGCGGCGCGGCGACGTGGAGGCCCTGCGCTACCTGGTGGAGTACAACCTCTACGACTCGTTCCAGCTCCGGTCGCTGATGGACCTCGCGTACAACAAGGGCGCGGACGACCTGAACCTGGACGTGCCCCGGCTGAAGGTGTTCGAGCGCGGGGATCTGCTCTACGACGTGAGCCGGCTGCTCCTGGAGCTGGGCCCCACCGAACGCGACCTGGACACGCTCGCGCGCGTCCGGGCCATGGAGCAGGATTCCTGACCGGCCAGGTCGTGCCCTGGGTCGGCCGGCCGCGGCCCGGCACCCTCTGGGGCATCCCCAGCCGCCGCGTGGCGCTCACCCGGCTGACGGCGCTGCCGCTCACGGACGCGGAGTGGGCAGGGGACGGCTTTCTCCTGACGCCTTCGGGGGATGCGGTGGGGCTGGCCGTGGGCGCGCGGCGCGTCGCGGTGCTCGGGGCGCGGGAGGACTGGCCGCCCGCGCGTGCGCTGGAGCTGCCCCGGACGGCGCAGCTCGTGGCGCTGCATCCTTCGCTGCGGGGCGCGGCGGTGCTGGGACCGGGGCGGATTGAGATGGTGGGCCAGTCGCCTGACGGCGGTCCTGTGGAGACGCCCGCTCGGGCCTGGACGCGGAACACGCAGGCGCTGGGGTTCGACGTCACCGGCCAGGGGCTGTGGACGAGCGGCGCGCGCGACGGGCGGGCGGCCGTGCACGTCCTGGATTCCCGAACGTTATCAGACGTCGCGGGGGCGGAGCCCGGGCTGCAGCTGGACACGCCGCCGCTGGGCGAGGACGACCTGGACGGGCTGCACGAATGGATGCCGCACCCGCGCCTGCCGGTGATGGGCGTGGCGGTGAGCCAGGGCCAGGAGGGCACGTGGCTCACGTTCGTGGAGCGTGGCGCCGCGGGGCTGGTGCGCGGCGCGGTGGTGGCGTCGGTGGATGCGCCGTTCTATCCGGCGGGCTTCTTCCCGGATGGCTCGGGCTTCATCGGCGTGGGCGGCACGTGGGTGCGGCGCTGGACGTATCCGGACGCCCGGCAGGCGGCGGAGTTCCTGCTGCCGGAACAGGGCACGCTCGCCACGGGGTACTCCGGGCTGGTGACGGCGGGGGCGGTGCTGGTGGCGGTGGAGGACCTGTTGGAGGCGGGGGAGTGGTACCTGCTTCAGCTGGACCCCGGCTCGCTGCGGCCCGTGTGCGCGTGGGAGCTGCCGCTGTCCACGGAGGCCGTCACGTCGGTGCACCTGTTGCCCGGCGGCTTCGTGCTGTCGCCCGAGGACGGCCAGCTCTGGCGCCTGCCGGACGAGGTCCTTTCCGCGCGGTGAACACCGGCCGCGCGGTTTGTTCACGCGCGCGTGGAATGGCTCGGAGGCCTGTCTGTAAGGTCCGGGACCATGAGCGATCCGAACTTCGTGAACCAGGGCCCAGGGGGAATCCCACCGCCGCCGGAGGCCGAGCCACCCAAGGCTCCCTCGCGGGGCAAGGTCATGGGCATCCTGGTCGCGCTGATTGTCCTGGGGGTGGTGGCGTCGTACTTCGGCCTGCGGCGTCAGTCCGAGCAGCCGCCCGTGGTGACGGCGCCCCCGGTCGTGGACGCGGGCGTGGCGGAAGCGCCTCCGGAGATTTCATTGCCGGAGAGCGACGGGCGGATCCGCGACCTGGTGGGCAAGCTGTCGGTGGATCCGGAGCTGGCACGGTGGCTCCAGGAGCGCGACCTGGCGCGCCGGTTCACGGCGTCCGTGAGCAACATCGCCGACGGTGAGAGCCCTCGGGCCTCGCTGTTGTTCATGGCGCCCGCGGGGGCGTTCCAGGTGGGCGCGGCCGGAGCGGACGGGCGCTCGGAGATCGCGCCGCTGAGCTACGCGCGCTACGACCTGGTGGCCCGGGTGCTGGGCTCGCTGGACGCATCCGGCGCGGCGATGGTGTACCGGGAGCTGAAGCCGCTCATCGACCAGGCGTACCGGGAGATCGCGCCGCCGAGCCAGGGCTTCGAGACAGCCTTTGGCCGGGCCATCCAGCATCTGCTGGCGGTGCCGGTGCCACAGGGGCCGGTGGAGGTGCTGCCCAAGGGAGCGTTGTATGTCTATGCGTCGCCGGAGCTGGAGGGGCTGAGCAGGGCCCAGAAGCACCTGCTGCGGATGGGCCCGGGGAACATGCGGATCATCCAGGCGAAGCTGCGGGAGCTCCGCACGGCGCTGAACCTGCCGACCCCGGCGCCGGCCACGCCCGAGCCGTTGCCGGATCAGGCGCCGGGGCAGTCAGAAACCCAGGAATGACGGCTACTTGTGCTTCTTCTTGCCGCCCTTGGCGGGGGGCGGCGGAGGCTTGGGCTTCTCCTTGTCGCCGATGATCTGGAACGAGGCCCGGAGGTCATCCACGTCACGGCCGCGCGCGTCCTGGAACGCCGAGCCCGTCTGGGCGTCCACGACGAGGGTGTACGAGTAGCCCGTCTTGAGCGGCTGCGGCAGGTGGATGCGGTACACGAGGCCGTCGTCGGCCTCGGACACGGAGTCATCGGAAACCATGGCCCGGTCGGCTTCGTCCATCAGCCGGACGCGGTAGTTCTTGAGGCCCAGGGTGGTGCGAAGCTCCAGGTCGGAGGTGGGCTCCACGAGCGGCTTTTCCTCCAGGGCCAGCGGGATGAGCGCCATGCCGGCGTCGGGCGACTGGTACTGGAGCGTGAAGACCACGGCCTCGGGGGCCGCATCCGGGGTCGACGTGGCGCTGGTGGCGCCGCCATCCACGGGCCCCTGGGGCGTCTTGTCGGGACAGCCCGTCAGCAGGGCCGCGGTAAGGCCGCACAGCGCGGCGAGTCCGGTTCGTCGGAAGAGGCGCATG
This genomic stretch from Corallococcus macrosporus harbors:
- a CDS encoding PQQ-binding-like beta-propeller repeat protein; protein product: MVAGVGLLAGCAGAPLYGNPELPAAPRQPPVDYFHVDWWKGLVDKVPLLEYSPREPASPVYDPESRNVVAQTRDGFIRAVGPDGQVAWSLQTGARALAGGIASEGVLYMPGGDGVLYALDGRTGAVKWKYATNESLATVPVLADGLVLVATDTDTVFAVKASDGTWVWQYRRDPPSGFTIRGASAPKVDQGTAYVGFSDGFLVALKLEDGGVVWEKSLSGAGTEFLDVDTTPAIDSAGRLYVASYKNGLYALEADTGAVIWNTSVGGLTSLLSRGEVVFATGDGRVDAYLGETGKLIWSLPLKDRTALAPVLARGMLLVPNERALLFVDPTTGKTRLSWNPGTGISAPPFVVGSRVYVLSNNAYLYSLDMNNVKKGPRG
- a CDS encoding NUDIX domain-containing protein gives rise to the protein MTRAVPRTVRVVAALIPRPGPEDGGPRYLVQQRLPGGSRALLWEFPGGKVEAGETDEAALARECREELDVELSVGRRLWEARHTYPDLTVELVLYAATLVSGEPKPLGAHQLAFHTPTEMQALPFCEADVPLVDDLLAGRLGALD
- a CDS encoding ribonuclease H-like domain-containing protein is translated as MLLHTFQLIPGVGPWREKDLWSKGIRTWDDFPDGGIVISRKADTVARQRIAEAREALARKDLKELARMVPPREHWRLFPEFQDDAVYFDIETDGSQTQVPTVVSLFDAAGLHVFIQGRNMDALPDAMAKRRLWVTFNGSCFDVPVLKEYFGAKHFPVPEAHIDLRFVTRRLGMGGGLKEIEDKLGVGRPPHLKGVNGYDAVLLWRAYLRRGDVEALRYLVEYNLYDSFQLRSLMDLAYNKGADDLNLDVPRLKVFERGDLLYDVSRLLLELGPTERDLDTLARVRAMEQDS
- a CDS encoding DUF3014 domain-containing protein; this encodes MSDPNFVNQGPGGIPPPPEAEPPKAPSRGKVMGILVALIVLGVVASYFGLRRQSEQPPVVTAPPVVDAGVAEAPPEISLPESDGRIRDLVGKLSVDPELARWLQERDLARRFTASVSNIADGESPRASLLFMAPAGAFQVGAAGADGRSEIAPLSYARYDLVARVLGSLDASGAAMVYRELKPLIDQAYREIAPPSQGFETAFGRAIQHLLAVPVPQGPVEVLPKGALYVYASPELEGLSRAQKHLLRMGPGNMRIIQAKLRELRTALNLPTPAPATPEPLPDQAPGQSETQE